A genomic region of Metopolophium dirhodum isolate CAU chromosome 1, ASM1992520v1, whole genome shotgun sequence contains the following coding sequences:
- the LOC132937065 gene encoding neprilysin-2-like — protein MLSSFVALALSMIYLNHSCNAKNLPSISHENNGLVVNSWRLLQNSEYKKDDLFCLSTGCVKTAASLINNLDQSVDPCDDFYQFACGNFIKNTVLNDGEMSRSIMSVINDVTINQRRMIVNEPIQPDELRPFKMMKLLFKSCMDLEKIEKIGLRPMKEMLKSLGGWPLLEAENWNESNFNWMDSLNGFKEIGRNMDFLIKLKITPDLKNHTKAAINLEQASFELSHQYLVKGTNYLVVDEYYKYMVDIAVLFGADRQRATEELKESLEFEVELAKISMPLEETNDLFKMYNPMNITDLQQKFPSIPWQEFLNKLLKQFIRQDDIIIVSSPKYFSGLGALLSKTPKRVQANYMMWRSVNDAVKYLTKELRQTKSTYKKRIFSIKEVPRWKECADISFELFKIAIGSMYVRRFSNENTKNNALEMVKVIKKELYKMLLSNEWMDDETRKNAMDKAKLILENDIAYPNELLDNGKLNSYYENLEVNDQDFYTSVLNLTKFSTDYEFSKLRKPVNKSDWVRNSGLVAEPNAFYIPEENSILFTAALLKGLSFSNDLPRYMIYSSIGSIIGHEITHGFDNSGRKFDLHGNLANWWAEETNKRFLEKEQCFIRQYGNYTINEGLKVNGTLTLGENIADRGGLKLAYNAYREWVKEHGVEPRLPGLQEYTPLQMFWLSNAHLSCSKDSMTYINVIRKYDGHSPSRFRVIGSFSNIKDFSDDFKCPLGSKMNPANKCQLW, from the exons ATGCTATCTTCGTTCGTGGCCCTAGCTCTGTCAATGATCTACTTGAACCACAGCTGCAACGCGA AGAATCTTCCGTCGATATCACATGAAAATAATGGTTTGGTTGTCAATTCATGGAGGCTGCTCCAGAATAGTGAATACAAAAAAGATGACCTTTTTTGCTTGTCAACCGGTTGTGTGAAAACTG CGGCTTCCTTAATCAACAACCTGGATCAATCAGTAGATCCATGTGATGATTTCTATCAGTTTGCGTgtggtaattttataaaaaacacagTTCTCAATGATGGCGAAATGTCACGAAGCATAATGTCAGTGATTAATGATGTAACTATAAATCAGAGGCGAATGATCGTCAACGAACCCATTCAACCAGATGAACTAAGACCGTTCAAGATGATGAAATTACTGTTTAAATCGTGCATGGACCTAG AGAAAATTGAAAAGATAGGCTTGAGACCAATGAAGGAAATGTTGAAGAGCCTCGGCGGATGGCCATTGCTGGAAGCTGAGAATTGGAACGAATCGAATTTCAATTGGATGGACAGCCTGAACGGTTTTAAAGAAATAGGCCGGAACATGgatttcttaataaaattaaaaatcacaccAGATTTAAAAAACCATACGAAAGCAGCTATTAAC CTGGAACAAGCGTCCTTTGAACTCTCTCACCAGTACCTGGTCAAGGGCACAAACTATTTAGTTGTGGACGAGTACTACAAGTACATGGTGGACATCGCAGTGCTGTTTGGAGCTGACCGGCAGAGGGCCACCGAGGAGCTGAAGGAGTCATTAGAATTTGAGGTAGAATTGGCCAAGATATCGATGCCACTGGAAGAAACAAATGacttattcaaaatgtacaatcCGATGAATATCACCGATCTACAACAAAAGTTTCCGAGCATACCATGGCAAGAGTTTCTTAACAAACTGTTGAAACAATTCATACGTCAAGATGACATTATAATTGTGTCTTCGCCGAAATACTTTTCGGGTCTTGGAGCACTACTCAGCAAAACGCCCAaaag GGTCCAAGCAAATTACATGATGTGGAGATCTGTTAATGATGCCGTAAAATACCTGACTAAAGAACTGAGACAAACAAAGAGTACGTATAAAAAACGCATCTTCTCAATTAAAGAAGTCCCTCGATGGAAAGAATGCGCGGATAtcagttttgaattatttaagatTGCCATTGGATCGATGTACGTTCGACGGTTTTCCAatgaaaacactaaaaataatgctTTAGAAATGGTGAAGGTTATAAAAAAGGAATTATACAAAATGCTATTATCAAATGAGTGGATGGACGATGAAACAAG gAAAAACGCGATGGACAAAGCAAAGTTGATATTAGAGAATGATATTGCATACCCCAATGAATTATTGGACAACGGAAAGCTAAATtcgtattatgaaaat ttgGAAGTCAACGACCAAGACTTTTATACATCAGTATTGAATTTGACTAAATTTAGCACTGACTATGAGTTTTCGAAATTAAGGAAACCTGTTAATAAATCGGATTGGGTTCGGAACAGTGGTCTGGTAGCAGAGCCAAATGCGTTCTATATTCCTGAGGAAAACAGCATCC tGTTTACCGCTGCTTTATTGAAAGGGTTGTCCTTCTCCAACGATCTTCCTCGATACATGATTTACAGTTCCATTGGTTCTATAATTGGTCACGAGATCACTCATGGTTTTGATAACTCAGGCAGAAAGTTTGATCTGCATGGCAACTTGGCAAATTGGTGGGCGGAGGAGACGAATAAACGCTTTTTGGAAAAGGAACAGTGTTTCATCAGACAGTATGGAAATTATACCATTAATGAAGGTCTTAAG GTGAACGGCACTCTGACGCTGGGCGAAAATATAGCAGACAGGGGAGGTTTGAAGTTGGCGTATAACGCGTACAGAGAGTGGGTCAAAGAACATGGCGTCGAACCACGACTGCCCGGGCTCCAAGAGTACACGCCTCTGCAGATGTTTTGGTTGAGCAACGCCCATTTGTCGTGCTCCAAGGATAGTATGacatatataaatgttattagaaAATACGACGGGCATTCGCCCTCCCGTTTCCGGGTAATCGGCTCATTTTCCAACATTAAAGACTTCAGCGACGACTTCAAGTGTCCTCTAGGCTCCAAAATGAACCCGGCCAATAAGTGCCAGTTGTGGTGA